From a region of the uncultured Draconibacterium sp. genome:
- a CDS encoding lysoplasmalogenase → MKKIFLHFLFVVIVVADLIGEYLQNPQIDHIAKPLLLIWIAGYFFLHSKNIDKKVLQFAGVGFLFSWLGDLLMMFSDDFTWFVLGIASFLVAQVFYTFLFLRTIDLSGKTSFLRKKPMWLIPYLAFGLIVYIVLFPQLDLVLRFAIFVYMVAILTMSAMALNRFGNGHPVSFSLVFAGSLFFVLSDSLIAVNRFLVAIPYEGLFIMTTYIAAQYLIMLGLLKQYE, encoded by the coding sequence ATGAAAAAGATTTTTCTTCACTTTCTTTTTGTGGTAATTGTGGTTGCCGATTTAATAGGTGAGTATTTGCAGAACCCCCAGATCGATCATATTGCAAAGCCTTTACTTTTAATATGGATTGCCGGATATTTCTTTTTGCACTCAAAAAATATCGATAAAAAAGTGTTGCAGTTTGCCGGTGTCGGATTTCTTTTTTCGTGGTTAGGTGATTTGCTAATGATGTTCTCAGACGATTTTACCTGGTTTGTATTGGGGATTGCTTCGTTTTTGGTGGCGCAGGTATTTTATACTTTCCTGTTTTTACGCACCATCGATCTTTCGGGGAAAACATCGTTTTTAAGAAAGAAACCCATGTGGCTAATCCCTTATCTTGCGTTTGGTTTAATTGTTTATATCGTGCTTTTTCCACAACTGGATTTGGTACTGCGGTTTGCCATTTTTGTGTATATGGTAGCCATTTTAACCATGTCGGCAATGGCGCTGAACCGCTTTGGTAATGGTCACCCGGTAAGTTTTAGCCTGGTGTTTGCAGGTTCGTTGTTTTTTGTTTTGTCCGATTCGCTGATTGCTGTCAATCGGTTTCTTGTCGCAATTCCTTACGAAGGTTTATTTATAATGACAACCTATATTGCTGCCCAATACTTGATAATGTTGGGGCTGTTAAAACAGTACGAATAA
- a CDS encoding Lrp/AsnC ligand binding domain-containing protein, whose amino-acid sequence MKSNDYLEEKPADIDELDEKILKLITKNARIPFLEVARECGVSGAAIHQRVQRLLNIGVVHGSEFVVSPQKLGYNTCAYMGIYLDKAKYHTQVAEALRNIPEVVECHYTTGAYAIFVKIQTKTNKHLKRLIDEQLQDIEGIARTETFISLEMDFKRQVPIK is encoded by the coding sequence ATGAAGTCGAATGATTATTTAGAGGAAAAACCGGCTGATATTGATGAGCTGGACGAAAAGATATTAAAGCTTATTACAAAAAATGCCCGAATACCTTTCTTAGAAGTTGCCCGTGAATGTGGAGTTTCAGGTGCTGCTATTCATCAACGTGTTCAGCGCTTGTTAAATATTGGTGTTGTACATGGAAGCGAATTTGTTGTTAGCCCGCAAAAACTGGGGTACAACACCTGCGCTTACATGGGAATTTATCTTGATAAGGCAAAGTACCACACTCAGGTTGCCGAAGCCTTGAGAAATATTCCGGAAGTTGTTGAGTGTCATTATACAACAGGGGCTTATGCTATTTTTGTTAAAATACAGACAAAAACGAACAAGCACTTAAAACGCCTGATCGATGAGCAACTGCAGGATATTGAGGGAATTGCCCGCACGGAAACATTTATTTCTTTGGAAATGGATTTTAAACGACAAGTACCTATTAAATAA
- a CDS encoding DUF6249 domain-containing protein has translation MEGIFVPISFFLAIFAILYVYWTTRTKERLALVEKGLDAGIFKGECSQLSLVKWGIFLIAVGLGVVVGFALSNVMNEVVAFFTAILVLGGVGLIVAYFITSKLLKNKE, from the coding sequence ATGGAAGGAATTTTCGTACCAATCAGTTTTTTTCTGGCAATCTTCGCCATCTTGTATGTTTACTGGACAACACGCACAAAAGAGCGCCTGGCACTGGTAGAAAAAGGGCTCGATGCCGGAATATTTAAAGGTGAATGCTCGCAGCTTTCGCTGGTTAAGTGGGGAATCTTTTTAATTGCAGTAGGCTTGGGGGTGGTTGTCGGATTTGCGTTATCAAACGTAATGAATGAAGTAGTTGCCTTCTTTACTGCAATCTTAGTTCTTGGAGGAGTTGGCTTAATTGTAGCTTACTTTATCACTTCTAAACTTTTGAAGAACAAAGAATAG
- a CDS encoding sigma-70 family RNA polymerase sigma factor produces MEQKDDIYYIDKVKAGQTNYFSYIVERYQDIVFSIAMKVLKNREDAEEMAQESFIKAYKSLHTFKGTAKFSTWLYRITYNNCISEVRKRKIHFASTDDVQIADEAEEMNLDGIPEENRAQAIKAAMDKLPEDEYTLILLYYFEEQSIEEISRVTKLSESNTKVKLYRARKKLYTILNELMKDELYTIL; encoded by the coding sequence ATGGAGCAGAAAGATGATATCTATTACATAGATAAAGTAAAGGCCGGACAGACCAATTACTTTTCGTATATCGTTGAGCGATACCAAGATATTGTCTTCTCCATTGCAATGAAAGTTCTTAAAAATCGTGAAGACGCCGAAGAAATGGCACAGGAGAGTTTTATAAAAGCTTACAAATCGTTGCACACTTTTAAAGGCACTGCAAAATTTTCGACCTGGCTGTACCGCATTACTTATAATAATTGTATTTCGGAGGTCAGGAAACGAAAAATACATTTTGCATCAACCGACGATGTGCAGATTGCCGACGAAGCCGAAGAAATGAACCTGGATGGAATACCGGAAGAAAACAGGGCACAAGCCATAAAGGCTGCCATGGACAAACTGCCGGAAGATGAATACACACTGATACTATTGTATTATTTCGAAGAACAATCGATCGAGGAAATCAGTAGAGTAACAAAACTCTCGGAGAGCAATACAAAAGTGAAGCTTTACAGAGCACGTAAAAAGCTCTATACTATTTTAAATGAATTAATGAAAGACGAATTATACACCATATTATGA
- a CDS encoding mechanosensitive ion channel domain-containing protein, translating to MRIIYSYLLDHIRGIENMEFLAKPLAALACIVLIVFVAWFAHFVTRKIFLAIVQRIANRTKTNWDDILIENRVFRGLAHLIPAFILFYTSDFSYPNIHQEVSELAPEVYNSLSQDYYWGLTDLLLKISRIYFITIIVFVANSVLNAALQIYNTTEFAHSRPIKGYVQLVKIFVFFMAGILLIAVLLGKDPTALLAGLGAIAAVLLLVFRDTILGFVASIQLSANDMVKIGDWIQMDGHKADGTVIDITLNTVKVQNWDKTITTIPTYALVSESFYNWKGMEEAGGRRIKRSVAIDTNTIKFCDTAMLERFEKFDLIRSYIQIKEKELKEYNKGKNLAEEDYISGRHQTNVGIFRKYLEVYLRQHPKIKQDLTFLVRQLQPVGKGLPIEIYVFSADQEWANYESIQADIFDHIFAVIPEFELRVFQEPSGADIEKIALR from the coding sequence ATGAGAATCATTTACAGTTACTTGCTTGACCATATCCGAGGGATCGAAAACATGGAGTTTTTGGCGAAACCATTAGCTGCATTAGCCTGTATCGTGCTAATAGTTTTTGTGGCATGGTTTGCACATTTTGTTACACGGAAGATCTTTTTGGCGATTGTACAGCGTATTGCCAATCGTACAAAAACAAACTGGGATGATATTTTAATTGAAAATCGGGTTTTTAGAGGCCTGGCACATTTGATTCCTGCATTTATACTTTTTTATACTTCCGATTTCTCTTATCCTAATATTCATCAGGAAGTAAGTGAACTAGCACCTGAGGTTTATAACTCGCTGTCGCAAGATTATTATTGGGGCCTCACCGATTTGTTGCTGAAAATATCGCGCATTTACTTTATAACAATTATTGTTTTTGTGGCAAATTCAGTATTAAATGCTGCATTGCAGATTTATAATACAACGGAATTTGCTCATAGTCGCCCGATAAAGGGCTATGTTCAGCTGGTAAAGATTTTTGTGTTTTTTATGGCTGGAATATTGCTAATAGCTGTTTTGCTTGGAAAAGACCCAACAGCTCTTTTGGCAGGATTGGGAGCTATTGCTGCAGTTTTACTGTTGGTTTTCCGCGATACAATACTTGGTTTTGTGGCTTCTATTCAGTTGTCGGCAAACGATATGGTTAAAATTGGTGACTGGATTCAAATGGATGGACACAAAGCCGACGGAACTGTTATCGATATAACTTTAAATACAGTAAAAGTTCAGAACTGGGATAAAACCATTACCACTATTCCGACGTACGCGCTGGTTTCCGAGTCGTTCTATAACTGGAAAGGTATGGAAGAAGCAGGGGGGCGCCGTATAAAACGCTCGGTTGCCATTGATACTAATACCATTAAGTTTTGCGATACGGCCATGTTGGAGCGTTTCGAAAAGTTCGATCTCATCAGGTCTTATATTCAGATAAAGGAAAAAGAACTGAAAGAATACAACAAAGGAAAGAACCTGGCAGAGGAAGACTATATCAGTGGACGGCATCAAACCAATGTTGGTATTTTCAGAAAGTACCTGGAAGTATATCTTCGTCAGCATCCAAAAATTAAACAGGATCTTACATTCTTAGTACGCCAGTTGCAACCGGTTGGCAAAGGTTTGCCCATTGAAATTTATGTGTTTAGCGCCGACCAGGAATGGGCAAATTATGAAAGTATTCAGGCCGACATTTTCGACCATATATTTGCTGTTATTCCCGAGTTCGAACTGAGGGTTTTTCAAGAACCTTCAGGTGCTGATATTGAAAAGATTGCGCTGCGGTAA
- a CDS encoding Lrp/AsnC ligand binding domain-containing protein yields the protein MTLRNNLDDWDLKILDIITKNARIPFKDVAKEVGISRAAVHQRVNRMVDLEVIVGSGYHINPKKVDFKTCTYIGIFLEKGGLFSEVVKGLEDIPEIVECHYTTGAYAIFVKVYAKDNEHLKNILSSKIQKISGVASTETFISLEESFKRTIPVQA from the coding sequence ATGACTTTAAGGAATAACTTAGACGACTGGGATTTAAAAATTCTTGATATAATTACCAAAAACGCAAGGATACCTTTTAAAGATGTTGCAAAAGAAGTGGGTATTTCCCGTGCAGCTGTACATCAACGAGTTAACCGAATGGTTGATTTGGAAGTGATCGTTGGATCGGGTTATCACATCAATCCCAAAAAGGTTGATTTTAAAACCTGTACCTACATTGGTATTTTCCTCGAAAAAGGAGGTCTGTTCAGCGAAGTGGTAAAAGGTTTGGAAGATATCCCTGAGATTGTTGAATGTCATTACACCACCGGAGCATACGCTATTTTTGTAAAAGTTTATGCTAAGGATAACGAGCACTTAAAAAATATTTTAAGCAGTAAAATTCAAAAAATCAGTGGTGTAGCCAGTACCGAAACTTTTATTTCTTTGGAAGAGTCATTTAAGCGTACGATTCCTGTTCAAGCCTGA
- the rlmB gene encoding 23S rRNA (guanosine(2251)-2'-O)-methyltransferase RlmB, with the protein MMRQKAIDKEDFLFGTRAIIEAIKKGKTIDRILIKKGLRNELISELQELIKESEISVQYVPIEKINRITRKNHQGVLAFISPIEFDNIETVIPGIYEEGKTPLLLVLDQITDVRNFGAIARSAECAGVQAIIIPEKGMARIGADAVKTSAGAIHNIPICKTNNLYHTVRFLKDSGIKIVAATEKGDKLYSNADMKSPLAIVMGSEDTGVSAQILKLADEQLKIPILGQIESLNVSVSAALMIYEAVRQRNQA; encoded by the coding sequence ATGATGAGACAAAAAGCAATAGATAAAGAGGATTTTCTGTTTGGAACAAGAGCTATAATCGAAGCCATAAAAAAAGGCAAAACAATCGACAGAATTCTTATAAAAAAGGGTTTGCGAAACGAATTGATTTCCGAACTACAAGAGCTGATTAAAGAAAGCGAGATTAGCGTCCAGTACGTTCCTATCGAGAAGATTAATCGTATTACACGAAAGAATCACCAGGGAGTTCTGGCCTTTATTTCACCCATTGAGTTTGATAATATTGAAACAGTAATTCCGGGGATTTACGAAGAAGGGAAAACTCCTCTGCTGCTTGTTTTAGACCAAATAACCGATGTGCGTAACTTCGGAGCCATTGCCCGCTCGGCCGAATGTGCCGGGGTGCAGGCCATTATTATTCCCGAAAAAGGCATGGCACGTATTGGCGCCGATGCTGTAAAAACATCGGCAGGAGCCATTCATAACATTCCAATCTGCAAAACAAACAATCTGTACCACACGGTCCGGTTTCTGAAAGACTCGGGCATTAAAATAGTTGCTGCCACCGAAAAAGGCGACAAACTTTACAGTAATGCCGATATGAAATCGCCACTGGCCATTGTTATGGGATCAGAAGACACGGGTGTTTCTGCTCAAATTCTGAAACTTGCTGATGAACAATTAAAAATCCCGATCCTGGGACAGATCGAATCATTAAATGTTTCGGTATCCGCTGCTTTAATGATTTACGAAGCTGTCAGACAACGAAATCAGGCTTGA
- a CDS encoding M64 family metallopeptidase — protein MKLKFSFILLILPFLAFTQPKFNTYFKDKTFRFDFLLGGNSKEVVVYPKQMKQEPFWGGSKTNLIDVFNYGSYRYRVFDLKSDSLIYSKGFSTLFQEWQTTADAKTSNKTFYQAALFPYPKHDVRLEIDARQWDGTFKTIFETDIDPKDYFIIKEDTRDFKTKDIVKNGDPAKKVDIVILAEGYTAAEMEDFYDDAAKVSGYLFDTEPFKSEKEHFNVRAVFAASEDSGTDVPGEHIYKNTYFNTSYYTFDLPRYLTTSDMKTIYDAAASVPYDQIYVLVNTERYGGGGFYNFVTVCTADNELTPKIIVHEFGHGFGGLGDEYYNSAVAYEDFYNLEIEPWEPNITTLVDFDKKWKNMIDEATPVPTPRKAKYKNTIGVYEGGGYMAEGIYSPHIDCRMNTNEAEGFCPVCQEAIRKVIRFYSE, from the coding sequence ATGAAGCTGAAGTTTTCTTTTATTCTTTTAATACTCCCTTTTTTAGCATTCACACAGCCCAAATTCAACACCTATTTTAAAGATAAAACTTTTCGCTTCGATTTTCTGCTGGGCGGGAACAGTAAAGAGGTTGTAGTGTATCCGAAGCAAATGAAACAGGAGCCGTTTTGGGGTGGTTCGAAAACAAACCTCATCGATGTGTTTAACTACGGCAGTTACCGCTACCGGGTTTTCGATCTGAAATCGGACAGTCTGATATATAGCAAAGGTTTTAGCACACTTTTTCAGGAATGGCAAACTACAGCCGACGCCAAAACCAGCAACAAAACCTTTTACCAGGCAGCACTTTTCCCATATCCCAAACACGATGTGCGTTTGGAAATTGATGCCCGACAGTGGGACGGAACTTTTAAAACAATTTTTGAAACCGATATAGATCCAAAGGATTATTTCATTATAAAAGAAGACACACGTGATTTTAAAACCAAAGACATTGTTAAAAACGGCGATCCGGCAAAAAAAGTAGATATTGTTATTTTGGCCGAAGGTTACACGGCTGCCGAAATGGAAGATTTTTATGATGATGCGGCAAAGGTTTCGGGCTATTTGTTCGATACGGAGCCATTCAAGTCGGAGAAAGAACACTTTAATGTGCGCGCCGTATTTGCCGCTTCGGAAGATTCGGGTACCGACGTTCCGGGCGAACACATTTACAAAAACACTTATTTCAACACCAGTTATTATACCTTTGATTTGCCGCGCTACCTGACTACTTCCGACATGAAAACGATATACGATGCGGCGGCCAGTGTTCCTTACGACCAGATTTATGTGCTGGTAAATACCGAACGTTACGGCGGTGGCGGATTTTACAATTTTGTTACCGTTTGTACTGCCGATAATGAACTGACACCAAAAATTATTGTACACGAATTTGGTCACGGTTTTGGCGGGCTGGGCGACGAATATTACAACTCTGCCGTAGCTTACGAAGATTTCTACAACCTTGAAATTGAACCCTGGGAACCCAACATCACCACATTGGTTGATTTTGACAAAAAGTGGAAAAATATGATCGATGAAGCCACTCCGGTTCCAACACCACGAAAAGCTAAATACAAAAATACCATTGGTGTGTACGAAGGAGGTGGTTATATGGCCGAAGGCATTTACAGCCCGCATATCGACTGCCGAATGAATACCAACGAAGCCGAAGGTTTTTGCCCGGTGTGCCAGGAAGCCATTCGGAAGGTTATTCGCTTTTATTCGGAGTAA
- a CDS encoding ammonium transporter, whose translation MKNSTSWWFILALLIIVAALGVIIPSGVGEIDTSNLDAGDTAWMLTATGLVLLMTPGLAFFYGGMIQSRNIISTILQSYIAMGIVSVLWVVVGFSIAFGDSIGAEGFGLFGNPATFFMFRGVGGGTHPDFAPTFPFAVFAMFQLKFAIITPALITGSFAGRVRFRAYMLFMVLFILFIYAPLAHWTWHPNGFLRNWGVLDFAGGTVVHMSAGFAALAGAMFLGRRKDANKEIKPANIPYILLGAGMLWFGWFGFNAGSALAADSVAASALVNTNTASAAAMLTWIFFDAAQGKKPSAVGAAIGLVVGLVAITPAAGFVNVGASIFIGVIAAIISNYAITLRTKSKLDDTLDVFPAHGMGGITGMLFTAVFANEVGLIYGETTTFLYHLLALVIVGIFTFGGSMLMYKITDMIVPMRISPHGEKVGLDISQHDESYNFVYIED comes from the coding sequence ATGAAAAATTCAACAAGTTGGTGGTTTATTCTTGCCCTATTGATAATTGTTGCCGCTCTCGGCGTAATTATTCCTAGCGGAGTTGGAGAAATTGACACCTCGAACCTCGACGCCGGAGATACGGCCTGGATGCTAACAGCAACAGGCTTAGTATTGTTAATGACTCCGGGACTAGCATTCTTCTACGGAGGAATGATACAGTCGAGAAATATTATTTCTACCATATTGCAAAGTTATATTGCCATGGGTATTGTAAGTGTGCTATGGGTTGTAGTTGGTTTTAGCATTGCCTTTGGCGACAGTATAGGGGCTGAAGGTTTTGGTTTATTTGGTAATCCGGCTACCTTTTTTATGTTCCGAGGAGTTGGGGGTGGCACTCATCCCGATTTTGCCCCAACGTTCCCATTTGCAGTATTTGCAATGTTCCAGCTAAAATTTGCGATCATCACCCCAGCTCTAATTACCGGATCGTTTGCCGGAAGAGTACGTTTCAGAGCGTATATGCTATTTATGGTACTCTTTATATTATTTATCTATGCACCACTGGCTCACTGGACCTGGCATCCAAACGGATTCTTGCGTAACTGGGGAGTTCTCGATTTCGCGGGTGGAACAGTTGTACATATGTCGGCAGGTTTTGCTGCTTTAGCAGGTGCCATGTTCCTCGGAAGAAGAAAAGATGCCAACAAAGAAATTAAGCCGGCAAACATTCCTTATATTTTACTTGGTGCAGGAATGCTCTGGTTTGGCTGGTTTGGTTTTAATGCGGGATCTGCTTTAGCAGCCGATTCTGTTGCTGCATCGGCCTTGGTAAACACCAATACAGCTTCTGCAGCTGCCATGTTAACCTGGATATTTTTTGATGCAGCACAAGGTAAAAAACCATCTGCAGTTGGCGCGGCTATCGGACTTGTTGTAGGTTTGGTTGCTATTACACCGGCTGCCGGATTCGTAAATGTGGGCGCAAGTATATTTATTGGTGTAATTGCAGCTATTATTAGCAACTACGCCATTACACTTCGTACAAAATCAAAATTGGATGATACATTGGATGTATTCCCTGCTCATGGGATGGGGGGTATTACTGGTATGTTATTTACCGCCGTATTTGCAAATGAAGTTGGATTAATATACGGAGAGACCACAACTTTCCTTTATCATTTACTGGCGCTGGTTATTGTTGGTATTTTTACATTCGGAGGTTCAATGCTGATGTATAAAATTACTGATATGATTGTTCCGATGCGAATTTCTCCTCATGGCGAGAAGGTTGGTTTGGATATTAGCCAACACGATGAATCATATAATTTTGTCTACATAGAAGATTAA
- a CDS encoding ABC-F family ATP-binding cassette domain-containing protein — protein MISIDKINLSFGGFELFKEISFLVNPKDRIGLIGKNGAGKSTLLKIITGTETPTAGVVAVPKETSVGYLPQQMVVSDTRTLKNEVTQAFEELLAIEKKIANLNHEIAESEDYHSDEYLKKLDQVTEYNERYQLLGGDNYEAELEQTLLGLGFERTDFDRMTSEFSGGWRMRVELAKLLLKKPDVFLLDEPTNHLDIESIQWLEDFLKTYSGAVILVSHDKAFLDAVCNRTIEISLGKITDQKMNYTRFMDWKAEQREINLAAYTNQQKMIEDTERFIERFRYKSSKAVQVQSRVKQLEKLDRIEIEEEDNSALKINFPPPPRSGRIVVEAKHISKYYDSLHVLDDIDLNIENGEKIAFVGRNGEGKTTLARIIMNELEHNGSMKLGHNVKIGYFAQNQAQLLNGELTVFETIDEIAVGDIRTKIRDILAAFLFRGEDIDKKVKVLSGGEKSRLAMIRLMLEPVNFLILDEPTNHLDMRSKEILKNALANFSGTVLVVSHDRDFLDGLVNCIYEFRNKKAKQHLGGIFDFLYRKKMESMKELESKKKNTKTGKVVTSEKEKNELSFDEKKEINRTISRMEKSVAQAEEKIAELEAEIEEMDKLLAQPENINDHSVFEQYEQLKSNLEESMLDWENAHEELENWKAKKTW, from the coding sequence AACCGAAACACCAACCGCGGGCGTTGTTGCTGTTCCGAAAGAAACAAGCGTTGGTTATTTACCTCAGCAAATGGTGGTTTCGGACACGCGCACACTTAAAAATGAAGTTACACAGGCTTTCGAGGAGCTTTTAGCTATTGAAAAGAAAATAGCAAATCTGAACCACGAAATTGCCGAAAGCGAAGATTATCATTCTGATGAGTATTTAAAGAAACTCGATCAGGTTACCGAATACAACGAACGCTACCAACTTTTGGGTGGCGATAACTACGAAGCCGAGCTGGAACAAACACTTCTGGGATTAGGTTTCGAAAGAACTGATTTCGACCGAATGACCTCCGAATTCAGTGGAGGTTGGCGTATGCGTGTTGAGCTGGCAAAACTATTGCTAAAAAAGCCCGATGTATTTTTACTGGATGAGCCGACCAACCACCTTGATATCGAATCGATACAATGGTTAGAAGATTTTCTGAAAACTTACAGCGGTGCCGTTATTCTGGTTTCGCACGATAAAGCTTTTCTTGATGCCGTTTGTAACCGCACCATAGAAATTTCGCTGGGCAAGATTACCGACCAGAAAATGAATTATACCCGTTTTATGGACTGGAAAGCTGAACAACGTGAGATTAATCTGGCAGCCTACACAAACCAGCAAAAAATGATCGAAGATACCGAGCGGTTTATTGAACGATTCCGATACAAATCATCAAAAGCTGTGCAGGTACAATCGCGTGTAAAACAGCTTGAAAAACTAGACCGGATTGAAATTGAAGAAGAAGACAACTCTGCGCTAAAAATTAACTTTCCGCCACCACCTCGCTCTGGACGAATTGTGGTTGAAGCCAAACATATCAGCAAATATTACGACTCGTTGCACGTACTCGACGACATCGACCTCAACATAGAAAATGGTGAAAAAATAGCGTTTGTTGGCCGTAACGGAGAAGGCAAAACCACCCTTGCCCGGATTATAATGAACGAACTGGAACACAACGGCTCGATGAAGCTAGGCCACAATGTAAAAATTGGCTACTTTGCTCAAAACCAGGCGCAACTATTAAACGGAGAGCTTACGGTTTTTGAAACCATAGATGAAATTGCTGTTGGCGATATCCGAACTAAGATCAGAGATATTCTTGCCGCGTTTTTATTCCGCGGTGAAGACATCGATAAAAAAGTAAAAGTATTAAGCGGTGGCGAAAAGTCGCGACTGGCAATGATTCGACTAATGCTTGAGCCGGTTAACTTTCTAATTCTCGACGAACCGACCAACCACCTAGATATGCGCTCGAAAGAGATTTTAAAAAACGCACTGGCAAATTTTTCAGGAACGGTACTTGTAGTTTCGCACGACCGCGATTTTCTTGATGGTTTGGTGAATTGCATTTACGAATTCAGAAATAAAAAGGCAAAACAACACCTGGGCGGCATTTTCGATTTTCTGTACCGAAAGAAAATGGAGTCGATGAAAGAATTGGAAAGCAAGAAAAAGAATACAAAAACCGGAAAAGTTGTAACTTCGGAAAAAGAAAAGAATGAGCTGTCATTCGATGAAAAGAAAGAGATAAACCGCACCATTTCGCGCATGGAGAAAAGTGTAGCCCAAGCCGAAGAAAAGATTGCGGAACTGGAGGCAGAAATCGAAGAAATGGACAAGCTCCTTGCTCAACCCGAAAATATTAATGACCATTCAGTTTTTGAGCAGTACGAACAATTAAAATCGAACCTGGAAGAAAGTATGCTCGATTGGGAAAATGCCCACGAAGAACTGGAAAACTGGAAGGCTAAAAAAACCTGGTAA